In Papaver somniferum cultivar HN1 chromosome 1, ASM357369v1, whole genome shotgun sequence, a genomic segment contains:
- the LOC113356252 gene encoding uncharacterized protein At2g39795, mitochondrial-like, with the protein MATLSRMMNKAASSVIPLATRTPCRNYTSAIFTTPLKTSTAIKTVTDNSNLFRTTSIPTHRQFSALAKKKPDFDDTLLRVIDSEIVDAEEEAGDFEVTLIVGEAPSEFPFKIVDNDGAETITLTRNYQGEEIKVTVFKHDLSGDYEEGDEEDQDDQEANQGGEEVEEEAGSQPVDMVVTVTKKTGPTLEFDVMVEEDEITINNLAVKNPNVSDEDIAYEGPEFSLDAELQEAFHTYLEVRGIKPSIANFLHDYMVKKEHKEYTAWLKNLKNFIAN; encoded by the exons ATGGCGACTTTGAGTAGAATGATGAATAAAGCCGCATCTTCAGTAATCCCGCTAGCAACCAGAACTCCTTGTAGAAACTACACCTCTGCCATCTTCACTACCCCATTGAAGACCAGCACCGCCATTAAAACTGTCACCGACAATAGTAATCTATTTAGAACAACTTCAATTCCAACTCATCGTCAGTTCTCTGCTCTAGCTAAGAAGAAACCAGATTTCGATGACACTCTTCTCAGAGTTATTGATTCTGAAATCGTTGATGCTGAGGAGGAAGCTGGAGATtttgagg TTACTTTAATT GTTGGTGAGGCACCAAGTGAGTTTCCATTCAAGATTGTGGATAATGATGGAGCTGAAACTATTACACTGACTAGGAACTATCAAGGTGAGGAGATCAAAGTCACAGTGTTCAAGCATGATCTCTCTGGTGATTATGAAGAGGGTGATGAGGAAGACCAAGACGACCAGGAAGCAAATCAAGGTGGTGAGGAGGTGGAAGAAGAAGCTGGTTCTCAGCCTGTTGATATGGTTGTAACTGTTACGAAAAAAACCGGTCCAACTTTGGAATTCGATGTTATGGTTGAGGAAGATGAAATTACAATCAACAATTTGGCTGTCAAGAATCCAAATGTTTCGGATGAGGATATTGCTTACGAAGGACCTGAGTTCTC TTTGGATGCGGAACTGCAGGAAGCTTTCCACACATATTTGGAAGTCAGAGGGATTAAACCAAGCATTGCCAATTTCTTACATGACTACATGGTTAAGAAAGAGCATAAGGAATACACTGCGTggttgaagaacttgaagaattTCATTGCCAACTAG